The uncultured Celeribacter sp. genome includes the window CTTGTGATGATCCGTTGCACAAGAAACGGATTGCCGAAACGACCGGCAGCGGCCAAAACCGGCCAGAGAATTCCGTCAGCACAAAGGTGCCCCATGGCCGCACAGAAACAGATCTCCTTGATGGCCTGGCTTGGACTGGCCGCGATGGGGCTTCTATGGGGAGGCTCGTTTCTGTCTGTGGCGCTCCTGAACCGGGAACTGCCGGTCTATTGGGTGGTTGCCGCGCGGGTCAGTATCGCTGCCGCTGTGCTTTGGTCCTATGTCCTGCTCAAACGCCTGCCCCTGCCACCGCTCAAACGCTACCTGTGGCGTTTTATCGTCGTGGGCACGCTCACCTCCGCCCTGCCCTTCATGCTGATCACCTGGGCGCAGCATCGTATCCCCTCGGGGCTGGCTGGCATTTTGAATGCCTCCACGGCGATTTTCGGCGTGCTTTTCGCCGCACTGTTTTTTGCCGATGAACGCCTGGGCTGGCGCAAAGGCAGCGGCGTCACGCTTGGGGTTTTGGGCATTATCACCGTCATCGGCCCCGACGCGCTGCGGGATTTCGACCTGACGTCGATGAGCCAGCTGGCGATGATCGCGGCCACCATGTCCTATGGCATTTCCAATGTCCTTGGGCGCAAGCTGATGGCCGGGCTGCGACCGCAGGTCGCCGCCGCCGGCATGCTATCAGGCGCTGCGGCCTTTGCCCTGCCGATGGCCTTTGTGCTGTCCGGCCCGCCGCCGCTGAGCCTGATGCCGACGACATGGGGCGCTTTGGCCTATCTGTCGATCATGGCCACGGGCCTCACCTATCTGATCTACTACCGGGTGCTGGCGGCTGCTGGTGCAGGCAACACCTCGCTGACCACGCTGATCGTCGCGCCGGTGTCCATCACCCTTGGGGCAATCGTCTTGGGAGAAAGCCTGTCGCCTGCGGCCTACCTCGGATTTTCCCTGATCGCCCTGGGGCTTTTGGTCATCGACGGGCGCCTGTTGCGGCGTGTTTCACGCGGGTGAGTTCCGCGAAACCTCTTGCCCAGCCGCGCGTCCCATGGCAGGCAGGAGCCGTTCAACAGGGGCGACCAGATGACATATACTTCGGGTGACGACTGGCGGGGGGCCGCCACCAAACGGATCATTCTTTTCGGCATGTCAGGCCTTGGGAAAACGCATATTTCCCAAATGCTGCGCGACACCGGCGCGTGGTATCACTATTCCGTCGATTATCGGATCGGTACGCGTTATCTCGGCGAGGCGATTGACGACAACCTTAAAAAAGCCGCCATGCAGCTGCCGTTTCTGCGCGACCAGCTGATGACGGATTCCATCTGCGTCAAAGCCAAAGTGTCCTTTAACAACCTCGCCCCGGTGTCCCATTATCTGGGCAAGCCCGGCGCGCCTGCGCAGGGCGGCATTCCGATGGAGGCGTTCCGCCAGCGTCAGGAGCTGTTCCGGGCCGCCGAAGAAGCCGCACTGCTCGACACCGGTCATTTCATTGACCGCGCCCAGGACATCTACGGCTATCCGCATTTCGTCTGCGACACTGGCGGTTCGATTTGCGAATGGGTCGACCCCGACGATCCCAATGATCCGATCCTGAGCGCGCTGTCGCAAGAGGCGCTGCTGGTCTGGATCGAAGGCACGGAGGCCCATACCGAAGAACTGATCCGCCGGTTTGACCGTGCGCCCAAACCGATGGCCTATCAGCCGGAGTTTCTGACCACCGTCTGGCAAAGCTATCTGGAAGAAAACGGGCTGTCAGAAACCGATGTGAACCCGGATGACTTCATCCGCTACACCTATGCCCGTGCCCTGGCCCATCGTCAGCCCCGCTACCGCGCCATGGCTGATCGCTGGGGCGTCACCATCCAGGCGGAAGATCTTGCAAAAGCACTGTCGCCCGCGGCCTTCGTGGATTTGATCGGGGCGGCGCTTGATAAAAAGCATCCTGCAGCCTAAATTCCGATCCTTACCATTTTAGGAGACTGTTATGCCGATCACCCTGCCCGAAACGCTTCCTGCCTATGATGTTCTCTCTGCCGAGGGCGTCATGGTCATGGGCGAAGGCCGGGCGGCACGGCAGGATATTCGCCCGCTGAAAATCGGCCTGCTGAACCTGATGCCGAAAAAGATCCAGACGGAGAACCAGTTTGCCCGTCTGATCGGTGCGACACCGCTGCAGATCGATTTTCACCTGATCCGCATGAGCGAGCATCAGACCCGCAACACCGCAGCCGAGCATATGGAACAGTTCTACCGGCCGTTTTCCGAGGTCAAAGCCAGTGGTGAGAAATTCGACGGTCTGGTCATCACTGGCGCGCCGATTGAACACCTGCCCTTTGAAGAGGTCACCTATTGGGACGAGTTGAAAGAGGTTTTCGACTGGACCCAGAGCCATGTTCATTCGACCTTCGGCGTGTGCTGGGGCGGCATGGCGATGATCAACTATTTCCATGGCGTGCAGAAACACCTGCTGAGCGAGAAAGCCTTTGGCCTGTTTCGGCAGAACAATCTGGCCCCGGCCTCGCCCTATCTGCGCGGGTTCTCGGATGAATGCTACATCCCCGTCAGCCGCTGGACCGAGATGCGTCAGGCCGAGATCGACGCGGTGCCCTCGCTGATCCCGCTTCTGGGGTCCGATATCACAGGGCCTTGCCTTGTGCAGGACCCCAATCACCGGGCGCTCTACATCTTCAACCATTTCGAATATGACACCGGCACCCTGCTGGAGGAATATCGGCGCGATGTGGAAAGTGGACAGGAGATTATCCTGCCGCAGCATTATTTCCCCAACGACAATCCGGATCTGCGTCCGGTGAACCGCTGGCGATCCCATGCGCATTTGCTCTATGGCAACTGGATCAACGAGATCTACCAGACGACAACCTACGACATGACGCAAATTGGCTCTTGAGACGGCGGCATTTCTACTGGCAAGTGCCGGGTTCGCCGGTCTGACAGCCAAACGCGCGAAACGACGCGGGACGGCGGCCATGCAGGCCGCGCCGCGGCGGGGAAACATCGTGACGCTGCCCAATGGCCAGTCCATCCACATCGAAACCCATGGTCCCGCAGAGGCCCCACCGCTGGTCATGATCCATGGCGCCTCGGGATCGGCCTATGACATGACGTTCCGGATCGCGCCTGCGCTGTCGGACCGCTACCGACTGTACATCGTGGATCGTCCAGGGTTCGGGTATTCCTCTCTGCCCGAAGACGAAAGCCTGTCGGCACAGGCGCGCGACATCCGCGCGGCGGTGGCGCAACTGGAACAGCGCAAACCCATGGTGCTAGGACAAAGCTACGGCGGCGCTGTGGCCCTGACATGGGCGCTGGAAGCCGAATGCAGCCTATCGGGGCTGGTGCTGGTCTCAGCCCCCTCGCATGACTGGGCCGGGGTGGCTCCGCTGTTGCACCGGACACTGGCCACGCCGGGCCTTGGTGCGCTCGGCGCCTGGCTGATCGCGGCCTGGGTGCCGCGCTTTGTGATCTCGCGCGAACTCGACCGGGTATTCCATCCCGAAGGCGCACCCGAAGGCTATGAGCGCCATTTCCAACCGGAACTGTCCCTGCGGCCCGCCACCCAGCGCGTCAACGCCCGCCAGCGTGTGCAGCTGCAACGGCAAATCCAGAAAATGGAAGTCCAGTACCCGCGCCTGCGCCTGCCCATCGAAGCCGTGCATGGTCTGGAGGATGAAACCGTCTATTTCGTGATCCACGCCTTGGGCATTGATCGGGACGTGAAATCTGCGCATATGAGCGCGCTCACGGGCGTCGGGCATATGCCCCACCACACCCACCCCGAGGCGGTCACCGCCGCGGTGGAGCGCTTAACGGCGCGTGTTGCATTGCACTGAAGGCGCAAAAGCCGCATAGTGTTAAGACCCTTAACACGAAGGCCAAGATATGACCGATCTCCCCTTTGATGGCGCAATTTCAAAGTTTTACGAAGAAGAAGCCCCAAAAAGCATCCATGATGCGGTCGATGAGGGGCGCAAGAAAGACATCCTGTCTCCCAGCTATCCCTATGATCGCTGGCTGGATAAGGACGCCTACAAAGACGCTTTGGAAAGCCTGCAACTTGAGCTGGTCAAAATGCTGTCAGATGTGCGCGCCACAGGCAAGCGCATCGTCGTCGTGTTTGAAGGACGCGATGCCGCCGGCAAGGGGGGCACCATCAAACGGTTTCGTGAAAACCTGAACCCGCGCGCGGCCCGCGTCGTGGCCCTGTCCAAGCCCAACGACCGCGAAGCCGGCGAATGGTATTTCCAGCGCTACATCGAACATCTGCCGACGACAGGCGAAATCGTGCTTTTCGACCGCAGCTGGTACAACCGTGGCGTTGTGGAAAAAGTCTTTGGATTCTGCACCGACAAAGACCGGGAAAAGTTCTTTGATCAACTGCCCGGATTTGAGGAGATGCTGGTGTCCGAAGGCATTCAGCTTTTCAAGATCTGGCTCAATGTCGGGCGCGCGGAGCAGCTGCGGCGCTTTCTGGCGCGGGAAAGCGATCCGCTGAAACAGTGGAAACTCTCGTCGATCGATGTCGAAGGCCTGCGCAAATGGGACGCCTATACCAAGGCCATTTCGGAAACCATGGAACGGTCCCACACCGACGTGGCGCCCTGGACGGTGATCCGGTCAGACGACAAATATCGCGCGCGTCTGAATGCGATCCGTTCCGTGCTCAACAAGATCGACTACAAGGGCAAGGACAAGAAAAACATTGGCGATATCGACGAAGAGATCGTCGATGGGCCCGGCCTTCTGATCACCGGTGACGTCGACGAATGACCAAGAAGCGCGGCTATCACCACGGCAATCTGCGACAGGCTTTGATCGAGGCCGCGCTGACGCTGATCGAGGACAAGGGGCCCACGGGCTTTTCCCTGTCCGAGGCGGCGAAAACCGCCGGTGTCACGCCCGCAGCGGTCTACCGGCATTTTGAAGGGCGCGAAGATCTGATCGCCGAGATTGCCTTTCAGGGCTTTGAGGTCTTCGCCGATCTTCTGGAATACGCCTATGAAACCGGGCAGCCTTCGGCGATGGCCTCTTTTGAGGCCACGGGGCGCGCCTATCTGGCCTTTGCCCGCAAATACCCCGGTCATTATGTGGCCATGTTCGAAAGTGGCATTTCAACCCAGCGCACGCCGGAACTGTATCAGGTCGCGACCCGTGCGCTTGGTGTTCTGGAGCGCGCAGCCGAACATCTCACCGCGCCCATGCCTGCCGCGACACGTCCGCCAGCCCAGATGGTGGCCGCCCATGTCTGGGCCATGAGCCACGGCGTAGTCGAGCTGTTTGCCCGGGGCACCCCCGGACAAAAATCCCCCTATTCACCTGAAGATCTTCTGGAAAGCGGCATCGGCATCTACTTGCGTGGTCTGGGGCTGGTGCCCCACGACCACTAAGGCCACGGCCTGCTGCGTGCCAAGGCTGCGTTCAGCCGAACACGACCAAAGCGCCCGGTGACCAGCTGATGCGGGCGCGGGTTCCAACCTCAAGCACATCGCGGCCAAAAAGGTTGCGCATCGACAGTCGGACGGTCTTGTCCACACCATCGAATTTGACGTCGTAATAGGTCATATCTCCATAATAGACGACCTCTTCGATGGTGCCCGGGGCCTCGCGGTGCGTGGCGCTTTGGCCTTCGTAAAGGATGGTGAGCGTCTCTGGCCGGAATCCCACGCTGGCCTCGCCCTCTGGGAAGCCTTCTGGGCATTGTTCGGCGCTCACTTCGGTCTCGCCCAGCCCTGCGACCTGAACAATCCGTTGCCCCTCCGGCCCAATCCGACAGGTTGCGGGCAGAAAGTTCATCACGCCGATGAAATCGGCCACACGTTTGGTCTTGGGGCGCCGATAGAGCACCTCCGGGTCATCGCATTGCGCGATCTCGCCCTCAAACATCACCGCGATGCGGTCGGACATAACCAGCGCCTCTTCCTGATCGTGGGTCACCAGAATAAAGGTGATGCCAACCTCACGCTGCAGCTTGATCAACTCCACCTGCATTTGTTCGCGCATTTTGCGGTCCAGCGCCGACAGCGGTTCATCCAGCAGCAGAACCTTGGGTTTCAGCACCAGCGCACGTGCCAATGCCACCCGTTGACGCTGCCCGCCCGACAGCGCATGGGCGGCGCGGTTGCCGTATCCGGCAAGTCCGACCATCGCCAGAGCATCCTCGACCACTTTGGCCTTATCAGCCTTTGACAGACCCGATTTGCGCAGCCCGAAACCGACGTTTTCGGCCACGCTCAAATGCGGGAAAATGGCGTAGGACTGAAACACCATATTGGTCGGGCGCCGGTTGGCGGGCACGCGCAGCATGTCCTTGCCACCGATCACCACGACACCGCTGTCGTAATCTTCGAACCCGGCAATGGTGCGCAACAGCGTGGTCTTGCCGCAGCCCGAAGGCCCTAGGAGCGAAAAGAACTCACCTTCCTGAATGGTCAGGGAAATGTCGCGCAGCGCATGATAATCGCCATAGTGCTTTTGCACATGCTGCAGTGAGATCAGCGGTGCACCCGTCGTTGGGGTTTTGGTCTTGGTCGTCATGTCAGAGGAATCCCCCGGAGTCCTTGATGCCCGCGCGTTTGGCGCCGCGGCGGCGGAAATATTCAGCGATGGTGATCAGCAAAATCGACAGCACCACCAGGATCGTGCCAAGCGCCATCACTGCAGGCAAGAGCTTGGGAAAACGCAGCATGGAGAACAGATAGACCGGCAAGGTCGGATCAGCCCCCGTCAGGAAAAAGGCGATAATGAATTCATCCATCGAGATGGTGAACGAAATCAGCAATGCCGAAATGATCCCCGGCATGACCAATGGCAGGGTCACACGACGAAAGGTCGACACGGGTGTTTCGCCCAGATCAAAGGCCGCCTCTTCCAGCGATGGATCCAGCGCCGCAAAGGCGGAATTCAGAATGGCAATGGCAAAGGGCGTACAGATCAGCGTATGGCCCGCGATCACCGACCAAGCCCCGGTGGAAAAGCCCATCCGCATGATCACCACCAGAAGCGACACCGCCACAATGATCTCGGGCAGAACCAGCGGTAGCATGATGAACCCCATGATGCCCTTTTGCCCCGGAAAGCTGTAGCGCGTTGACGCCATGGCCGCAAAAACACCAAAGCCGGTGGCCAACACAGCAGAGGACACTGCGATCTTCAGTGAATTGAACAGGGCATTGTGCATCTCGGTGATCTCGAGCAGCGCATCGAACCATTCCGTGGTGAAACCGGTCAGCGGAAAGGCGATGATCGTCGAACTGTTGAACGCAAAGAGCGGCAACAGAAAGATCGGTGCATAGAGAAAAATCAGATAGAAGATGGCGTAGAGCTTCAGCGTTTTCATTTGCGGCGCCCTCCCGCGCGTTTGCCACCCGCGGCGCGCGCGCCGGCCAGCATGAACACGATGGCAATCACCGCTACGATGAGCATGGCCAGCACCGCCAGCGTCGCCCCCAAGGGCGCATTGTTAAGGCGCAGGAACTGGGTCTGGATCATATTCGCGATCATCAGCCCGCCCGGCCCGCCGACCAGCCGCGGGGTCACATAGTCCCCAATGGTCGGAATGAACACGATCAACACGGCCGCCACCACACCGGGTGCCGCCAGCGGCAGGGTCACCCGCAAAAAGGTCATTGTCCGGCTTTCGCCAAGATCGCGGGACGCCTCCAGCAAGGAGCGGTCGATTTTCTCCAGCGCCACGAAAATCGGCAGGATCGCAAAGGGCGCATAGGCATGGGCCAGCGTGATCACCACCGCATTGACGTTGTAAAGGATGAAGGTCAGCGGCTCGTCGATGATCCCGGTGACGGTCAGCGCCGAATTCAGAACCCCATTGTACCCTAGGATCACTTTCCACAGGAACACGCGGATCAGATAGGAGGTCCAGAACGGGATGGTGATCAAAAAAATCCAGAGCGACTTATGCTCGGGCTTCACCCCGAAAGACACGAAATAGGCAATCGGAAAGGCCAGCAGAACAGTGATCAGCGTCACCAGCCCAGAGACCATCAGCGATCGCAGCATGAGCTGGCGATAGAGCGGATCGGAAAGCGCCTCGCGGTAGTTGGCAAGCGTAAAGGCCGTGTCGAAGTCGCGAATGCCTGTCTGCGTCCAGAAGGAAATGACGAAGATCGCCAGAAGCGGGACCGCCAGAAGCAGCAGGGCGTACAGGGCGGTCGGCGAAACAAGCAACACACCGATCCCCTGATCGGACCGGAAAAAACGTCTGAGCCGGGTGTCCCGTGGCATGCAGTCTTCGTCCTCGCGCACAGCAATTCACATGGCGCCACAGGGAAGTTCC containing:
- a CDS encoding DMT family transporter, which codes for MAAQKQISLMAWLGLAAMGLLWGGSFLSVALLNRELPVYWVVAARVSIAAAVLWSYVLLKRLPLPPLKRYLWRFIVVGTLTSALPFMLITWAQHRIPSGLAGILNASTAIFGVLFAALFFADERLGWRKGSGVTLGVLGIITVIGPDALRDFDLTSMSQLAMIAATMSYGISNVLGRKLMAGLRPQVAAAGMLSGAAAFALPMAFVLSGPPPLSLMPTTWGALAYLSIMATGLTYLIYYRVLAAAGAGNTSLTTLIVAPVSITLGAIVLGESLSPAAYLGFSLIALGLLVIDGRLLRRVSRG
- a CDS encoding ATPase, translating into MTYTSGDDWRGAATKRIILFGMSGLGKTHISQMLRDTGAWYHYSVDYRIGTRYLGEAIDDNLKKAAMQLPFLRDQLMTDSICVKAKVSFNNLAPVSHYLGKPGAPAQGGIPMEAFRQRQELFRAAEEAALLDTGHFIDRAQDIYGYPHFVCDTGGSICEWVDPDDPNDPILSALSQEALLVWIEGTEAHTEELIRRFDRAPKPMAYQPEFLTTVWQSYLEENGLSETDVNPDDFIRYTYARALAHRQPRYRAMADRWGVTIQAEDLAKALSPAAFVDLIGAALDKKHPAA
- the metA gene encoding homoserine O-succinyltransferase; its protein translation is MPITLPETLPAYDVLSAEGVMVMGEGRAARQDIRPLKIGLLNLMPKKIQTENQFARLIGATPLQIDFHLIRMSEHQTRNTAAEHMEQFYRPFSEVKASGEKFDGLVITGAPIEHLPFEEVTYWDELKEVFDWTQSHVHSTFGVCWGGMAMINYFHGVQKHLLSEKAFGLFRQNNLAPASPYLRGFSDECYIPVSRWTEMRQAEIDAVPSLIPLLGSDITGPCLVQDPNHRALYIFNHFEYDTGTLLEEYRRDVESGQEIILPQHYFPNDNPDLRPVNRWRSHAHLLYGNWINEIYQTTTYDMTQIGS
- a CDS encoding alpha/beta hydrolase — its product is MALETAAFLLASAGFAGLTAKRAKRRGTAAMQAAPRRGNIVTLPNGQSIHIETHGPAEAPPLVMIHGASGSAYDMTFRIAPALSDRYRLYIVDRPGFGYSSLPEDESLSAQARDIRAAVAQLEQRKPMVLGQSYGGAVALTWALEAECSLSGLVLVSAPSHDWAGVAPLLHRTLATPGLGALGAWLIAAWVPRFVISRELDRVFHPEGAPEGYERHFQPELSLRPATQRVNARQRVQLQRQIQKMEVQYPRLRLPIEAVHGLEDETVYFVIHALGIDRDVKSAHMSALTGVGHMPHHTHPEAVTAAVERLTARVALH
- the ppk2 gene encoding polyphosphate kinase 2, producing MTDLPFDGAISKFYEEEAPKSIHDAVDEGRKKDILSPSYPYDRWLDKDAYKDALESLQLELVKMLSDVRATGKRIVVVFEGRDAAGKGGTIKRFRENLNPRAARVVALSKPNDREAGEWYFQRYIEHLPTTGEIVLFDRSWYNRGVVEKVFGFCTDKDREKFFDQLPGFEEMLVSEGIQLFKIWLNVGRAEQLRRFLARESDPLKQWKLSSIDVEGLRKWDAYTKAISETMERSHTDVAPWTVIRSDDKYRARLNAIRSVLNKIDYKGKDKKNIGDIDEEIVDGPGLLITGDVDE
- a CDS encoding TetR/AcrR family transcriptional regulator; translation: MTKKRGYHHGNLRQALIEAALTLIEDKGPTGFSLSEAAKTAGVTPAAVYRHFEGREDLIAEIAFQGFEVFADLLEYAYETGQPSAMASFEATGRAYLAFARKYPGHYVAMFESGISTQRTPELYQVATRALGVLERAAEHLTAPMPAATRPPAQMVAAHVWAMSHGVVELFARGTPGQKSPYSPEDLLESGIGIYLRGLGLVPHDH
- a CDS encoding ABC transporter ATP-binding protein, with amino-acid sequence MTTKTKTPTTGAPLISLQHVQKHYGDYHALRDISLTIQEGEFFSLLGPSGCGKTTLLRTIAGFEDYDSGVVVIGGKDMLRVPANRRPTNMVFQSYAIFPHLSVAENVGFGLRKSGLSKADKAKVVEDALAMVGLAGYGNRAAHALSGGQRQRVALARALVLKPKVLLLDEPLSALDRKMREQMQVELIKLQREVGITFILVTHDQEEALVMSDRIAVMFEGEIAQCDDPEVLYRRPKTKRVADFIGVMNFLPATCRIGPEGQRIVQVAGLGETEVSAEQCPEGFPEGEASVGFRPETLTILYEGQSATHREAPGTIEEVVYYGDMTYYDVKFDGVDKTVRLSMRNLFGRDVLEVGTRARISWSPGALVVFG
- a CDS encoding ABC transporter permease, whose translation is MKTLKLYAIFYLIFLYAPIFLLPLFAFNSSTIIAFPLTGFTTEWFDALLEITEMHNALFNSLKIAVSSAVLATGFGVFAAMASTRYSFPGQKGIMGFIMLPLVLPEIIVAVSLLVVIMRMGFSTGAWSVIAGHTLICTPFAIAILNSAFAALDPSLEEAAFDLGETPVSTFRRVTLPLVMPGIISALLISFTISMDEFIIAFFLTGADPTLPVYLFSMLRFPKLLPAVMALGTILVVLSILLITIAEYFRRRGAKRAGIKDSGGFL
- a CDS encoding ABC transporter permease is translated as MPRDTRLRRFFRSDQGIGVLLVSPTALYALLLLAVPLLAIFVISFWTQTGIRDFDTAFTLANYREALSDPLYRQLMLRSLMVSGLVTLITVLLAFPIAYFVSFGVKPEHKSLWIFLITIPFWTSYLIRVFLWKVILGYNGVLNSALTVTGIIDEPLTFILYNVNAVVITLAHAYAPFAILPIFVALEKIDRSLLEASRDLGESRTMTFLRVTLPLAAPGVVAAVLIVFIPTIGDYVTPRLVGGPGGLMIANMIQTQFLRLNNAPLGATLAVLAMLIVAVIAIVFMLAGARAAGGKRAGGRRK